Proteins found in one Microbacterium sp. SSM24 genomic segment:
- a CDS encoding putative FMN-dependent luciferase-like monooxygenase, with product MTAPTLAFFTRLLDDAPAAERFRLATDQVRHAERFGIQRAWVAQHHFHAAEGGLPSPFVFLAHAAAATTEIRLGTGVVTLPLEDPVRVAEDAAVADLLSGGRIDLGLGSGGTPSSFVPFGLDVADKAAAYDRKLAVLLDALAGREIGGGNTLYPDAASLADRLWQATFSVAGGTRAGLAGHGLLLSRTQPRPADDLTAPLARLQDPIVDAYVDALPTGVAPRVTASRTVFVADDCADALRFAEVGLRRAAAGFRRAGQTIPGDTLDELIASLDTHLGTPEQVAESLAADATLARATEVAFQVHSVDAPHDFVLRSIELFAGEVAPALGWSTRDVSLTPLEKENA from the coding sequence ATGACCGCACCCACACTGGCGTTCTTCACGCGCCTTCTCGACGACGCCCCCGCGGCGGAGAGGTTCCGTCTCGCCACCGACCAGGTGCGTCACGCCGAGCGCTTCGGCATCCAGCGTGCGTGGGTCGCGCAGCACCACTTCCACGCCGCCGAGGGCGGGCTTCCGTCGCCCTTCGTCTTCCTCGCCCACGCGGCGGCGGCGACGACCGAGATCAGACTCGGCACCGGGGTCGTCACCCTGCCGCTGGAGGACCCGGTGCGCGTCGCCGAGGACGCGGCGGTCGCCGACCTGCTCTCGGGTGGCCGCATCGACCTCGGGCTCGGCAGCGGCGGCACCCCGTCGTCCTTCGTCCCGTTCGGGCTGGACGTCGCCGACAAGGCTGCGGCGTACGACCGCAAGCTCGCCGTGCTGCTCGACGCGCTCGCGGGACGCGAGATCGGCGGGGGCAACACGCTGTATCCGGATGCCGCGTCCCTCGCCGATCGCCTCTGGCAGGCGACCTTCTCCGTGGCCGGGGGAACCCGCGCGGGCCTCGCGGGGCACGGTCTCCTCCTCTCGCGCACGCAGCCGCGGCCGGCCGACGACCTCACGGCCCCGCTCGCCCGGCTGCAGGATCCGATCGTGGACGCGTACGTCGACGCGCTGCCGACCGGTGTCGCGCCGCGCGTGACGGCGTCGCGGACCGTGTTCGTCGCCGACGACTGCGCCGACGCCCTGCGCTTCGCCGAGGTGGGTCTGCGCCGCGCCGCCGCAGGATTCCGCCGGGCCGGGCAGACGATCCCCGGCGACACCCTCGACGAGCTGATCGCCTCGCTCGACACGCACCTCGGCACGCCCGAGCAGGTCGCGGAGTCCCTGGCCGCCGACGCGACCCTCGCCCGGGCCACCGAGGTCGCCTTCCAGGTGCACTCGGTCGACGCCCCGCACGACTTCGTGCTGCGGTCGATCGAGCTGTTCGCGGGCGAGGTCGCCCCCGCGCTCGGCTGGTCGACCCGCGACGTCTCACTCACCCCTCTCGAAAAGGAGAACGCATGA
- a CDS encoding alkylhydroperoxidase domain protein, with translation MTGTTTDVRTLVHDAPHPHAFTRAEVGWVPWLEPFPADELTERHYDGLVDRPRASSDYFRLLVRDPEILRARTLVDKDIFYNVGEGLPRAERELAAAAASRVNGCVFCASVHARFAAHYSKRADLVDLLLDEGISAELGERWDAIVAASAALTATPIAFDAVHVQRLRDAGLDDLEISDVIHAAAFFNWANRLMLSIGRPVAPAAETS, from the coding sequence ATGACCGGCACCACGACCGACGTCCGCACGCTCGTCCACGACGCCCCGCACCCCCACGCCTTCACGCGTGCCGAGGTGGGCTGGGTGCCGTGGCTGGAGCCGTTCCCCGCGGACGAGCTCACCGAACGCCACTACGACGGGCTCGTCGACCGCCCGCGCGCGTCCAGCGACTACTTCCGGCTCCTCGTGCGCGACCCGGAGATCCTCCGGGCGCGCACCCTCGTCGACAAGGACATCTTCTACAACGTCGGGGAGGGACTCCCGCGAGCGGAGCGCGAGCTGGCCGCCGCCGCGGCATCCCGCGTCAACGGCTGCGTGTTCTGCGCCTCGGTGCACGCGCGCTTCGCGGCGCACTACTCGAAGCGCGCCGACCTGGTCGACCTGCTCCTCGACGAGGGCATCTCGGCGGAGCTCGGCGAGCGATGGGACGCGATCGTCGCGGCCTCGGCCGCCCTCACGGCGACCCCGATCGCGTTCGACGCGGTGCACGTGCAGCGGCTGCGGGATGCCGGTCTCGACGACCTGGAGATCTCGGACGTCATCCACGCGGCGGCGTTCTTCAACTGGGCGAACCGGCTCATGCTGTCGATCGGCCGGCCCGTCGCCCCCGCTGCGGAGACATCGTGA
- a CDS encoding TIGR04028 family ABC transporter substrate-binding protein, which produces MSRPAARALAGVVAVAVAASLTACASGAATSEPQGAAGDPVTGGTLTYLEHQTYTNLYPPQAGFYPNGGLVNNIAARLTWQNPETLEIEPWVATEWTVNEDATEYTFDIRDDVTFSDGTPLDAEAVAKNFDTYGLGNEDLGLTVSEAINNYASSEVVDDDTVTFRFSAPAPGFLQATSTINSGLLSPDTLDLTLEEFGAGNATDIVGAGPFVITDEKLGTELTLAAREDYNWAPPSFDHQGRAYLDEIHLIVTPEDSVRIGSLLAGQADYIRYVQAFDEERVASAGFDVHAPQTRGVNNALSLRFTNPLLSDIRVRQALVAAVDAQEVVDTIFTENYPVATSALSSSAVGYKDESAFYAYDPEKSAALLEEAGWTAGDDGILEKDGERLSLTVYEAAPQPLSKQTLELVAQQLKKVGVELNVKAADAGTYAEDIKDPLKTPLYHSMVGRADLDVIKSQYHTTNRNTLLSDDAELDRLLEAVASTPDPDERIAASQAVQDYLAEQAYVIPLFEEPQVYGTAPYVHGVEFESVARPLFYDVWLDKQ; this is translated from the coding sequence ATGTCCCGTCCCGCAGCACGCGCCCTCGCCGGCGTCGTCGCGGTCGCCGTCGCGGCCTCGCTCACCGCGTGCGCCTCCGGCGCCGCCACGAGCGAACCGCAAGGCGCCGCCGGCGATCCCGTCACCGGAGGCACGCTCACCTACCTCGAGCACCAGACCTACACGAACCTCTACCCGCCGCAGGCCGGGTTCTATCCCAATGGCGGTCTCGTCAACAACATCGCGGCGCGACTGACGTGGCAGAACCCGGAGACGCTCGAGATCGAGCCGTGGGTCGCCACCGAGTGGACCGTGAACGAGGACGCGACCGAGTACACGTTCGACATCCGCGACGACGTCACCTTCTCGGACGGCACGCCGCTGGACGCCGAAGCCGTGGCGAAGAACTTCGACACCTACGGCCTGGGCAACGAGGATCTCGGACTGACGGTCTCGGAGGCGATCAACAACTATGCCTCGAGCGAGGTCGTCGACGACGACACCGTGACGTTCCGCTTCTCGGCTCCCGCGCCCGGCTTCCTGCAGGCGACGTCGACGATCAACTCGGGCCTGCTCTCGCCCGACACGCTCGACCTGACGCTCGAGGAGTTCGGCGCCGGCAACGCCACCGACATCGTCGGCGCGGGACCATTCGTCATCACCGACGAGAAGCTCGGCACCGAGCTCACCCTCGCGGCGCGTGAGGACTACAACTGGGCGCCGCCGAGCTTCGACCACCAGGGCCGCGCGTACCTCGACGAGATCCACCTCATCGTGACCCCCGAGGACAGCGTGCGCATCGGCTCGCTGCTCGCCGGCCAGGCGGACTACATCCGCTACGTGCAGGCGTTCGACGAGGAGCGCGTCGCCTCCGCCGGATTCGACGTGCACGCGCCGCAGACCCGCGGCGTCAACAACGCCCTGAGCCTGCGCTTCACGAACCCGCTGCTCAGCGACATCCGCGTGCGCCAGGCGCTCGTCGCGGCCGTCGACGCGCAGGAGGTCGTCGACACGATCTTCACCGAGAACTACCCGGTGGCGACGTCGGCGCTCAGCTCGTCGGCCGTCGGCTACAAGGACGAGTCCGCGTTCTACGCGTACGACCCGGAGAAGTCGGCTGCCCTGCTCGAAGAGGCCGGCTGGACGGCCGGCGACGACGGCATCCTCGAGAAGGACGGCGAGCGCCTGTCGCTCACGGTGTACGAGGCCGCGCCGCAGCCGCTCTCGAAGCAGACCCTCGAACTGGTCGCGCAGCAGCTCAAGAAGGTCGGCGTCGAGCTGAACGTGAAGGCGGCGGATGCCGGCACCTACGCCGAGGACATCAAGGACCCGCTCAAGACCCCGCTCTACCACTCGATGGTCGGACGCGCGGACCTCGACGTGATCAAGAGCCAGTACCACACGACGAACCGCAACACCCTGCTGTCGGATGACGCGGAGCTCGACCGCCTCCTCGAGGCCGTCGCGTCGACGCCGGACCCCGACGAGCGGATCGCGGCCTCGCAGGCGGTGCAGGACTACCTCGCCGAGCAGGCGTACGTCATCCCGCTGTTCGAGGAGCCGCAGGTGTACGGCACCGCCCCCTATGTCCACGGCGTCGAGTTCGAGTCGGTCGCACGGCCGCTCTTCTACGACGTCTGGCTCGACAAGCAGTAG
- a CDS encoding CMD domain protein, with protein sequence MTTLTSDTVDRLAGLRPDGDIAHLRRRRPVTRAQLQASSDALIAPLDDREFPLVERLLVAAFATRVTADDATAAHYAGLASAADAARAEVVAGEASASATAGPFGTYVEAGLRDESTDGRRYEPGLAARDALGERLTAALAHAHLLTVRPREAGSAALDRLLDAGWSVDGIVTLSQLVSFLAFQQRVAAGLRVLELTTPALEEVPA encoded by the coding sequence ATGACCACCCTCACCTCCGACACGGTCGACCGGCTCGCCGGCCTGCGCCCCGACGGCGACATCGCGCACCTGCGCCGTCGCCGGCCGGTCACCCGTGCGCAGCTGCAGGCCAGCTCCGACGCGCTGATCGCGCCCCTCGACGATCGCGAGTTCCCGCTGGTCGAGCGGCTGCTCGTCGCCGCCTTCGCGACGCGCGTCACCGCCGATGACGCGACGGCCGCCCACTACGCGGGCCTTGCCTCGGCGGCGGATGCTGCGCGCGCGGAGGTCGTCGCGGGCGAAGCATCCGCCTCCGCCACGGCCGGCCCGTTCGGCACCTACGTCGAAGCGGGCCTGCGGGACGAGAGCACGGACGGCCGTCGCTACGAACCCGGTCTCGCGGCCCGCGACGCCCTCGGCGAGCGGCTCACCGCCGCCCTCGCGCACGCGCACCTGCTCACCGTGCGTCCGCGTGAGGCCGGCTCCGCCGCCCTCGACCGACTGCTCGATGCCGGGTGGAGCGTCGACGGCATCGTCACGCTGTCCCAGCTCGTCTCGTTCCTCGCCTTCCAGCAGCGCGTGGCCGCCGGGCTGCGCGTGCTGGAGCTGACCACCCCCGCCCTCGAGGAGGTCCCGGCATGA
- a CDS encoding ABC transporter permease codes for MRYALRRAGQAAIVLIAAFTATFILLQLLPGDAILIKYDDPSLGLNAEQIEQIRTAYGADSSWWEQYWATLSGYVQGDFGYSTQFGTGVLDLIGEALPATAALAGLGFLLAAVIAAAIAFLSTLSPFGWLRSGLRSLPGVFVSVPVFWLGILLIQVFSFGLGWVPIVGADPVAGLILPVITLAVPISAPLAQILVRSIDDVQLQPFVTVVRAKGASPSWVLWRSVARNAILPTLTIAGVLFGELIGGAVVTETVFGRAGIGRVTEQAVANQDIPVLQGIVVLAAFTFVVVNLVVDLLYPVLDPRLRETSRRGPAVGTAPTPVEVPA; via the coding sequence ATGCGCTACGCGCTGAGACGCGCCGGGCAGGCCGCGATCGTTCTGATCGCGGCCTTCACGGCCACCTTCATCCTCCTGCAGCTGCTGCCGGGCGATGCGATCCTGATCAAGTACGACGACCCGTCCCTGGGGCTCAACGCCGAGCAGATCGAGCAGATCCGCACCGCGTACGGCGCCGACTCGTCGTGGTGGGAGCAGTACTGGGCGACCCTCAGCGGCTACGTCCAGGGCGACTTCGGCTACTCGACGCAGTTCGGCACGGGCGTGCTCGACCTGATCGGCGAGGCGCTGCCGGCGACGGCCGCGCTGGCGGGCCTGGGGTTCCTGCTCGCGGCCGTCATCGCGGCGGCGATCGCGTTCCTGTCGACGCTGTCGCCGTTCGGATGGCTGCGCTCGGGGCTGCGGTCGCTGCCGGGGGTGTTCGTCTCGGTGCCGGTGTTCTGGCTCGGCATCCTGCTCATCCAGGTGTTCTCGTTCGGCCTGGGGTGGGTGCCGATCGTCGGCGCCGACCCCGTGGCCGGGCTGATCCTCCCGGTGATCACACTGGCCGTGCCGATCTCGGCGCCGCTGGCGCAGATCCTGGTGCGCAGCATCGACGACGTGCAGCTGCAGCCGTTCGTCACGGTGGTGCGTGCGAAGGGGGCGTCGCCGTCGTGGGTGCTGTGGAGGTCGGTCGCGCGCAATGCGATCCTCCCGACCCTCACGATCGCGGGCGTGCTGTTCGGCGAGCTCATCGGCGGCGCGGTCGTCACCGAGACGGTGTTCGGCCGTGCGGGCATCGGCCGCGTCACGGAGCAGGCCGTCGCGAACCAGGACATCCCGGTGCTGCAGGGGATCGTGGTGCTCGCGGCCTTCACCTTCGTCGTCGTGAACCTGGTCGTCGACCTCCTGTACCCCGTGCTCGACCCGCGACTGCGTGAGACCTCGCGCCGCGGGCCGGCCGTGGGGACCGCTCCGACCCCTGTGGAGGTGCCCGCATGA
- a CDS encoding dipeptide ABC transporter ATP-binding protein, whose amino-acid sequence MSVLGIEGLRVSYATRTGRREVVHGVGFEVGEGEVVALVGESGSGKSTTAHAVLGLLPEGGRADGGAVTLGGVDISGWSPKRLQSVRGVQVGLVPQDPAASLDPVRPIGVQVGEILRLHRRSGGGERDRAAIRARVLELLERVGLDDPALRARQYPHELSGGMRQRVLIAIAIALRPRLIIADEPTSALDATVQRRILDLIDDLRREEGTSVLLVTHDLGVAADRAQRIVVLKDGEIVEQGASDSILSAPSDAYTRQLLADAPALAATDFRRPAPPLFLRDAAAAAAENPYAIVAEGLVKEFAVRGAEPFRAVDDVSFQVRRGTTHALVGESGSGKTTTARLVTRFLHPDGGSIALDGSDIADLRGSALRDLRRRIQLVYQNPFSSLDPRQSVGRIVAEPLQNFREGTRASRRERAAALLERVALPADVFERSPRELSGGQRQRVAIARALAIDPEVVVLDEAVSALDVTVQARILELLESLQQELGLTYLFISHDLAVVRRLSHTVSVLRRGRVVEAGTTEDIFTSPAHDYTRELLAAVPGRSEVAA is encoded by the coding sequence ATGAGCGTGCTCGGCATCGAGGGCCTGCGGGTCTCGTACGCGACCCGCACGGGCCGCAGGGAGGTCGTCCACGGCGTCGGCTTCGAGGTCGGCGAAGGCGAGGTGGTCGCGCTGGTCGGGGAGTCCGGATCGGGGAAGTCGACCACCGCGCACGCGGTGCTCGGCTTGCTGCCCGAGGGCGGCCGGGCCGACGGCGGCGCCGTCACGCTCGGCGGCGTCGACATCTCGGGCTGGTCCCCGAAGCGCCTCCAGAGCGTGCGGGGCGTGCAGGTCGGGCTGGTTCCGCAGGATCCCGCCGCCTCGCTCGACCCGGTGCGCCCGATCGGCGTGCAGGTGGGCGAGATCCTGCGGCTGCATCGCCGCTCCGGCGGCGGGGAGCGCGACCGCGCCGCGATCCGTGCGCGCGTGCTCGAGCTGCTCGAGCGCGTCGGCCTCGACGACCCGGCGCTGCGCGCCCGCCAGTATCCGCACGAGCTGTCGGGAGGCATGCGCCAGCGCGTGCTCATCGCGATCGCCATCGCGCTGCGTCCGCGGCTGATCATCGCGGACGAGCCGACGAGCGCGCTCGACGCGACCGTCCAGCGGCGCATCCTCGACCTGATCGACGACCTCCGGCGCGAGGAGGGCACGTCGGTGCTGCTCGTCACGCACGACCTCGGCGTCGCCGCGGACCGCGCGCAGCGCATCGTCGTGCTGAAGGACGGCGAGATCGTGGAGCAGGGGGCGAGCGACAGCATCCTGTCCGCTCCGTCCGATGCGTACACGCGTCAGCTCCTCGCGGATGCGCCGGCGCTCGCCGCGACGGACTTCCGCCGCCCCGCACCGCCGCTGTTCCTGCGGGACGCCGCGGCCGCCGCGGCCGAGAACCCGTACGCGATCGTCGCGGAGGGCCTCGTGAAGGAGTTCGCGGTGCGTGGCGCCGAACCGTTCCGGGCCGTCGACGACGTCTCGTTCCAGGTGCGCCGGGGCACGACCCACGCGCTCGTCGGGGAGTCGGGATCGGGCAAGACCACGACGGCCCGGCTGGTCACGCGATTCCTCCACCCCGACGGCGGCAGCATCGCGCTGGACGGGTCCGACATCGCCGACCTGCGCGGGTCCGCGCTGCGGGATCTGCGCCGGCGCATCCAGCTCGTGTACCAGAACCCGTTCTCGTCGCTCGACCCGCGGCAGAGCGTGGGGCGCATCGTCGCCGAGCCGCTGCAGAACTTCCGCGAGGGTACCCGCGCGTCCCGCCGCGAGCGTGCGGCGGCCCTCCTCGAGCGCGTCGCCCTCCCCGCCGACGTCTTCGAGCGCTCGCCGCGCGAGCTGTCGGGCGGACAGCGCCAGCGCGTCGCGATCGCGCGCGCCCTCGCCATCGACCCCGAGGTGGTCGTGCTCGACGAGGCGGTGTCGGCCCTCGACGTCACCGTCCAGGCTCGCATCCTCGAACTGCTCGAGTCGCTGCAGCAGGAGCTCGGCCTGACGTACCTGTTCATCTCGCACGACCTCGCCGTCGTGCGGCGTCTGAGCCATACGGTGTCGGTGCTGCGGCGGGGACGCGTCGTGGAGGCCGGGACCACCGAGGACATCTTCACCAGCCCCGCCCACGACTACACGCGCGAGCTGCTCGCCGCCGTGCCCGGACGATCGGAGGTCGCGGCATGA
- the msuE gene encoding FMN reductase: MTDVQPLRVVGVSGSLHEPSRTTALVRAILDEVAARTGAETELVEIAALGPSFAGALRRDDVAPDVERALQRIESADVLVAASPVYRASFTGLFKHLFDFVGQYELVGKPVLVAATGGGERHALILEHQLRPLFGFFQALTLPIGVYASDTDFDAYELTSPDVRRRVSQAVGRSLPLIEQAAQSRPSEYVTTW; the protein is encoded by the coding sequence GTGACCGACGTGCAGCCGCTGCGGGTCGTCGGAGTCTCGGGGTCGCTGCACGAGCCGTCGCGCACGACGGCGCTCGTGCGGGCGATCCTCGACGAGGTCGCCGCGAGAACCGGCGCGGAGACGGAGCTCGTCGAGATCGCGGCGCTGGGTCCGTCGTTCGCGGGGGCGCTGCGCCGCGACGACGTGGCACCCGACGTGGAGCGGGCGCTGCAGCGGATCGAATCCGCCGACGTGCTCGTCGCGGCCAGCCCCGTGTACCGGGCGTCGTTCACCGGGCTGTTCAAGCACCTGTTCGACTTCGTCGGGCAGTACGAGCTGGTCGGGAAGCCGGTGCTCGTCGCGGCCACCGGCGGCGGTGAGCGTCACGCGCTGATCCTCGAGCACCAGCTGCGCCCGCTGTTCGGGTTCTTCCAGGCTCTGACGCTGCCGATCGGGGTGTACGCGTCCGACACCGACTTCGACGCCTACGAGCTGACGTCGCCCGACGTGCGCCGCCGCGTCTCGCAGGCGGTGGGGAGGTCGCTGCCGCTCATCGAACAGGCGGCGCAGTCGCGGCCGTCTGAGTACGTCACCACGTGGTGA
- a CDS encoding ABC transporter permease, translating into MSAQLTTDTADAAARRSAEDEASGTVLDPLARDAGAPQGQPERRSSAARLFALGRRPSWTLVLAIAVVAVAVLWAIVPGLFTTQNPIEGVPADKLLPPSAAHWFGTDAIGRDLYARVVYGAIHSLSGALIAVTVGLAAGTLIGVIAGSVGGVLDDILMRVVDVLLSIPGLLLSLSIIILLGFGTVNAAIAVGVGSVASFARLSRSEVVRVRRTDYVEAAFGTGGTFVSVLSRHVLPNSLSAVIGLAALQFGAAILAISTLGFLGYGAPPPTPEWGLLIAEGRNYVATAWWLTTLPGLVVVIVVLSANRISQSIGRGPR; encoded by the coding sequence ATGAGCGCACAGCTGACGACGGACACAGCGGATGCCGCCGCGCGGCGATCCGCGGAGGACGAGGCATCCGGAACCGTCCTCGACCCGCTCGCGCGCGACGCCGGCGCTCCGCAGGGGCAGCCCGAGCGGCGCTCGTCCGCGGCCCGGCTGTTCGCGCTCGGGCGCCGCCCGTCGTGGACCCTCGTGCTCGCGATCGCCGTGGTCGCCGTCGCGGTGCTGTGGGCGATCGTGCCGGGGCTGTTCACGACGCAGAACCCGATCGAAGGGGTCCCCGCCGACAAGCTGCTGCCGCCCAGCGCGGCGCACTGGTTCGGCACCGACGCCATCGGCCGCGACCTGTACGCACGGGTCGTCTACGGGGCGATCCACTCGCTGTCCGGGGCGCTCATCGCGGTCACCGTGGGGCTCGCGGCCGGAACCCTGATCGGCGTCATCGCCGGGTCCGTCGGCGGGGTGCTCGACGACATCCTCATGCGCGTCGTCGACGTGCTGCTGTCGATTCCCGGCCTGCTGCTGTCGCTGTCGATCATCATCCTGCTCGGCTTCGGCACGGTGAACGCCGCCATCGCGGTCGGCGTCGGGAGCGTGGCCTCGTTCGCCCGGCTCTCGCGCTCCGAGGTCGTGCGCGTGCGCCGGACCGACTACGTCGAGGCCGCGTTCGGCACCGGCGGAACGTTCGTCTCGGTGCTCTCCCGCCACGTGCTGCCCAACTCGCTGAGCGCCGTCATCGGGCTCGCCGCGCTGCAGTTCGGCGCCGCGATCCTCGCGATCTCGACGCTCGGCTTCCTCGGCTACGGCGCACCGCCGCCCACGCCGGAGTGGGGTCTGCTCATCGCCGAGGGCCGCAACTACGTCGCCACCGCGTGGTGGCTCACGACCCTCCCCGGCCTCGTCGTGGTGATCGTCGTGCTCAGCGCCAACCGCATCAGCCAGTCCATCGGAAGGGGGCCGCGATGA